One part of the Planctomycetota bacterium genome encodes these proteins:
- a CDS encoding peptidoglycan recognition family protein — MINRRDFLKRLLSSAAPVVASCIAIGCGAGQGLLLREPYKPIFGSRVAGGVAPAPVRPASWQIPADWRPSGAERPWRFIVVHHSATTWGSADEFDRIHRARGWDELGYHFVIGNGSGAGDGEVQIGPRWFKQKHGAHCKVADHPEYNDVGVGICLVGNFNDSRPTEAQMRALASLVRFLMERYRIPRSHIYGHGQLKATDCPGRYFDYVDLWRRL; from the coding sequence ATGATCAACCGGCGAGATTTTCTGAAGCGTCTCCTTTCGTCCGCGGCGCCCGTGGTCGCCTCGTGCATCGCCATCGGCTGCGGCGCGGGGCAGGGCCTCCTCCTCCGCGAGCCGTACAAGCCCATCTTCGGCTCGCGCGTCGCGGGGGGCGTCGCCCCGGCGCCCGTGCGTCCGGCGTCGTGGCAGATCCCCGCCGACTGGCGTCCCAGCGGCGCGGAGCGTCCGTGGCGGTTCATCGTCGTTCACCACAGTGCGACGACGTGGGGCTCGGCCGACGAGTTCGACCGCATCCACCGCGCCCGCGGCTGGGACGAACTCGGGTACCATTTCGTCATCGGCAACGGGTCGGGGGCCGGGGACGGCGAGGTCCAGATCGGCCCGCGATGGTTCAAGCAGAAACACGGCGCCCACTGCAAGGTCGCCGACCATCCGGAATACAACGACGTCGGCGTCGGCATCTGCCTGGTCGGAAACTTTAACGACTCCCGTCCGACGGAAGCGCAGATGCGTGCGCTGGCGTCGCTCGTCCGGTTCCTCATGGAGCGGTACCGAATTCCGCGGTCGCATATTTACGGCCACGGGCAACTGAAGGCGACCGATTGCCCCGGGCGGTACTTCGACTACGTTGATCTCTGGCGCCGGCTGTAG
- a CDS encoding PQQ-binding-like beta-propeller repeat protein → MAGRVGWTGTALAAALAAAIPCAQAADQPQWGARHSRNMVSEETGLADSFDPAGGANVRWAVPLGTHTNSTPVVAGGRVYVGTNNGSPRDPRLPGDRGVLMCFDEATGKLLWQLVVPKLTEITNADWYDIGITSPPTVEGDRVYLVTNRCEVVCLDADGMADGNDGPFTDEGSHLAGAGNPPLQPAAQDADIVWLFDMVAEAGVRPHNASNSSPLLVGDRLYVGTSNGVEHTHKRVPAPDAPSLVVLDKRTGRLVAKDAAGIGRRLFHGQWSSPSLGEAGGKALIFFGGGDGFLYAFEALPEPPAETPATLRQVWAFDGDPAGRVEDPHAFFDNRREGPSVFIGMPVFSEGRVYVAASGDTWHGKRASALKCVEANGTGDVTRSAQVWSYATQGHCLSTPAVGDGLVYIADTSGRVHCLDAATGQAVWVHEAKGEIYGSPLLADGKVHVGTTRREFWILAAGREKRVVSRVTLGSAMHASPVAANGVLYVATDTMLYAVGKSRNALREPQGPEHGRRAE, encoded by the coding sequence ATGGCCGGACGCGTCGGATGGACAGGGACGGCCTTGGCGGCAGCGCTCGCGGCAGCGATCCCGTGCGCGCAGGCCGCCGACCAGCCCCAGTGGGGCGCACGCCACTCTCGCAACATGGTTTCCGAGGAGACGGGCCTCGCGGATTCGTTCGACCCGGCCGGCGGGGCGAACGTCCGCTGGGCCGTCCCTCTCGGGACGCACACCAACTCGACGCCGGTCGTCGCGGGGGGCCGGGTGTACGTCGGCACGAACAACGGCTCGCCGCGCGACCCGCGCCTCCCGGGCGACCGCGGCGTCCTCATGTGTTTCGACGAGGCCACGGGCAAGTTGCTCTGGCAACTCGTCGTCCCGAAGTTGACGGAGATCACCAACGCCGACTGGTACGACATCGGCATCACCTCGCCGCCGACCGTCGAGGGCGACCGCGTCTACCTCGTCACGAATCGCTGCGAGGTCGTCTGCCTCGACGCGGACGGCATGGCGGACGGGAACGACGGGCCGTTCACCGACGAGGGCTCGCACCTGGCGGGCGCCGGCAACCCGCCCCTCCAACCGGCAGCGCAGGACGCCGACATCGTCTGGCTCTTCGACATGGTGGCGGAGGCAGGCGTCCGGCCGCACAACGCATCCAACTCCTCGCCGCTCCTCGTCGGCGACCGGCTCTACGTCGGCACGTCGAACGGCGTCGAGCACACCCACAAACGCGTGCCGGCCCCCGACGCCCCGAGCCTCGTCGTCCTGGACAAGCGGACCGGCCGCCTCGTGGCGAAAGACGCCGCCGGCATCGGGCGCCGCCTCTTTCACGGGCAATGGTCGTCGCCCTCGCTCGGCGAAGCGGGTGGCAAAGCACTCATCTTTTTCGGCGGGGGTGACGGCTTCCTGTACGCCTTCGAGGCGCTCCCCGAGCCGCCCGCCGAAACCCCCGCCACGCTCCGACAGGTCTGGGCCTTCGATGGCGACCCCGCGGGGCGCGTCGAGGACCCCCACGCCTTCTTCGACAACCGGCGCGAGGGGCCCAGCGTCTTCATCGGCATGCCCGTCTTCTCCGAAGGCCGGGTGTACGTCGCGGCGAGCGGCGACACCTGGCACGGCAAGCGCGCGTCGGCCCTCAAGTGCGTCGAGGCAAACGGCACCGGCGACGTAACCAGGAGCGCCCAAGTCTGGTCCTACGCGACGCAAGGCCACTGCCTCTCGACGCCGGCCGTCGGCGACGGTCTCGTTTACATCGCCGACACGAGCGGACGCGTCCACTGCCTCGATGCGGCTACGGGACAGGCCGTCTGGGTCCACGAAGCGAAGGGCGAAATCTATGGCTCCCCGCTCCTCGCCGACGGAAAGGTGCACGTCGGCACGACGCGCCGCGAGTTCTGGATCCTCGCGGCCGGGAGGGAAAAACGGGTCGTTAGCCGCGTGACGCTCGGCTCGGCAATGCACGCCTCGCCCGTGGCGGCGAACGGCGTCCTTTACGTCGCCACCGACACGATGCTCTACGCGGTCGGGAAATCGCGGAACGCCCTTCGAGAGCCTCAGGGCCCTGAGCATGGTCGAAGGGCAGAATAA
- the pilM gene encoding type IV pilus assembly protein PilM yields the protein MPTAKTVWGIDVGQCALKAIRLRWRDNRLQAVGFDVIEHAKVLSQPDADEQQLIRHALKKFLGRNSIKGSTIVVSVPGQASFTRFIKLPPVEHRKVPEIVRYEARQQIPFNLDDVVWDYQTLSPAGTGPREVEVGIFAMKREIVADYVADFLAMRIEPDIVQMAPVALYNFLMYDKQGGGGATILVDVGAENTNLVIADAERVWIRPVPIGGNNFTQALCKQFKLPFAKAENLKRHAAESKHARKVFQAMRPVFGDLLTEVQRSIGYYTSLHRDSRIERVVALGNAFRLPGLRNFLAQSLGLEAEAIEGFHSLPDASALNAPLFRENVLSFGVAFGLAIQGLGLATIQTSLLPPEILSQKIMRKKRPFFVGAAACLVAAIGCFGYDQIKGFGELAGQPGEVDRIERDVGQMAGENTAKQALFEKEKQSLVERQTKLAEVEAVASDPAYAYELARAVWEALPYDEKWRTYDPAKNSPPRTDLRIVELLDLRAQYVADVRPYSGSASAGLDDIEVIEAGAAPAAAPAAAPAEGESAPAAPKGTRGPRPGILVRIVGITPKPARDGHQFVNDELIEKLKNAPQTVRLRTLAGDEILAKVRLTGRFGDQREFADFSSTRSEARGAAEAPAGSQTVEIDRRNDFWFVAEWVVKMPGQGMAPAAPTGNVAEKEPL from the coding sequence ATGCCAACCGCCAAGACCGTATGGGGTATCGACGTCGGGCAATGCGCGTTGAAGGCGATCCGGTTGCGTTGGCGCGACAATCGCCTTCAGGCGGTGGGGTTCGACGTCATCGAGCATGCGAAGGTTCTGAGCCAGCCGGACGCCGACGAACAGCAGTTGATCCGCCACGCGTTGAAGAAGTTTCTCGGGCGCAACAGCATCAAGGGTTCGACGATTGTGGTCAGCGTGCCGGGGCAGGCGAGTTTCACGCGGTTCATCAAGTTGCCTCCCGTCGAGCATCGCAAAGTTCCGGAGATCGTGCGGTACGAGGCTCGCCAGCAGATTCCGTTCAACCTGGACGACGTGGTGTGGGATTACCAGACGCTGAGCCCGGCGGGGACGGGCCCCCGCGAGGTGGAAGTCGGGATCTTCGCGATGAAGCGGGAGATCGTCGCCGACTACGTGGCGGACTTTCTGGCGATGCGGATCGAGCCGGACATCGTTCAGATGGCGCCCGTGGCGCTCTACAACTTCCTGATGTACGACAAGCAGGGCGGGGGCGGTGCGACGATCCTCGTCGACGTGGGGGCGGAAAACACGAACCTCGTGATCGCCGACGCCGAGCGAGTGTGGATCCGGCCGGTGCCGATCGGCGGCAACAACTTCACGCAGGCCCTCTGCAAGCAGTTCAAGTTGCCGTTCGCCAAGGCGGAGAACCTGAAGCGTCACGCGGCGGAATCGAAACACGCGCGCAAGGTGTTCCAGGCGATGCGCCCGGTGTTCGGGGACCTCTTGACGGAAGTTCAGCGGTCGATCGGGTACTACACGAGCCTGCACCGCGACAGCCGGATCGAGCGCGTGGTGGCGCTGGGCAACGCGTTCCGGTTGCCGGGGCTCCGGAACTTCCTGGCCCAAAGCCTGGGCCTGGAGGCGGAGGCGATCGAAGGGTTCCACTCGCTGCCGGACGCGTCGGCGCTGAATGCGCCGCTGTTCCGGGAGAACGTGCTGTCGTTCGGGGTGGCGTTCGGTCTGGCGATCCAGGGTCTCGGCCTGGCGACGATCCAGACGAGCCTCCTGCCGCCGGAAATCCTGAGCCAGAAGATCATGCGGAAGAAGCGGCCGTTCTTCGTCGGCGCGGCCGCCTGTCTCGTGGCCGCGATCGGATGTTTCGGGTACGACCAGATCAAGGGCTTCGGCGAACTGGCGGGCCAGCCGGGCGAAGTGGACCGCATAGAACGCGACGTCGGCCAAATGGCCGGGGAGAACACGGCCAAGCAGGCCCTCTTCGAGAAAGAGAAACAATCGCTGGTCGAGCGGCAGACGAAACTGGCGGAAGTGGAAGCCGTCGCGTCGGACCCGGCGTATGCCTATGAGTTGGCGCGGGCGGTCTGGGAGGCGTTGCCGTACGACGAAAAGTGGAGGACGTACGATCCCGCGAAAAACTCCCCGCCGCGCACGGACCTGAGGATCGTGGAACTGCTGGACCTGAGGGCGCAGTACGTGGCGGACGTTCGGCCGTACTCGGGTTCGGCGAGCGCCGGCTTGGACGACATCGAAGTGATCGAGGCCGGCGCGGCGCCGGCGGCAGCGCCGGCGGCGGCACCGGCGGAAGGCGAGTCGGCCCCGGCCGCGCCGAAGGGAACCCGCGGACCGAGGCCGGGGATTCTGGTTCGGATTGTCGGCATTACGCCGAAACCGGCTCGCGACGGGCATCAGTTCGTCAACGACGAACTGATCGAGAAATTGAAGAATGCCCCGCAGACGGTGCGGCTTCGAACGCTTGCGGGCGACGAGATACTGGCGAAGGTCCGTCTGACAGGCCGGTTCGGCGACCAGAGGGAGTTTGCCGATTTCAGCTCTACGCGTTCCGAGGCGCGCGGCGCGGCCGAGGCGCCGGCGGGTTCGCAGACCGTCGAGATCGACCGCCGGAACGACTTCTGGTTTGTGGCCGAGTGGGTGGTGAAGATGCCCGGCCAAGGGATGGCGCCGGCGGCGCCGACGGGGAACGTGGCGGAGAAGGAGCCGTTGTAG
- a CDS encoding YidC/Oxa1 family insertase periplasmic-domain containing protein, with protein MDRESIIRMVVAVAISMGLMLVFQFVIAPRVWPPGERPAGQPASKPPAEKPAPESSAPKKPEPGSVLSEPPSPEAPAPEKPAPETPPSDRALVGKPPVPPGPAEKVPELTAVGATGEEAEKPAVMGSARYGSDYNLEVCVTPRGGAVQRLSLARDRFFKTVADRGEKDPDKRQAMDLVEASAPFPAFRIPELRVWFAGADGPSRVDLSEVLWRVEKSGPTEVAFSVEVHKTDGTPALRVVRRYTLRPRGAARQDALPGTDGPAAASVDYEIGMALEFVALADEVERVDYVLAGPAALPREDVRSDFRAAAAGAWTDKGVEVQSVAGKKLEKKKGEETAGPVKASLAGPKAAWAGETEKYFAVVIIPQKPSREGTFAAGAEAFRYEVTEFDATVPLAGVRLVAREQAISPREGLRHEYVIYAGPKDPKVLEAYAAIGLPELIAWQPGCCPIPGISEISRFMVIVLDAFHGLVRNYGLAIIMLVVVLRVVMHPVTRWSQKSMTKMQMIGPKMEELRKKHGDKKEQLNQEMMKLYREEGINPVTGFLPMFLQMPIWIGLYGALQVAINLRHAAFLPAGWVDWMPWRTIFLQDLAQPDSLVLWNTPFFLPGRDIPLLGWLVGSIQNMMGGGITSFNLLPLLMAFAMYLQQRFTPAPSTGPQAQQQKQMMVFMTAFLLLVLYSAPAGLCLYIMTSSLLGFFEQRYLKKKFAAVPSPAKPGEPPPPKPPKKAGSLVAGRNKSLAERIEAWLHKRRGQPERDEGDRTRKTK; from the coding sequence GTGGACCGCGAATCGATCATCCGAATGGTGGTGGCCGTCGCCATCTCCATGGGCCTCATGCTGGTCTTCCAATTCGTGATCGCACCTCGCGTGTGGCCGCCGGGGGAAAGGCCGGCCGGGCAGCCGGCGTCCAAGCCGCCAGCCGAGAAGCCCGCCCCTGAATCGTCGGCGCCCAAGAAGCCGGAGCCGGGAAGCGTCCTGTCGGAACCTCCCTCGCCCGAAGCACCCGCACCCGAAAAGCCCGCGCCCGAGACGCCGCCTTCGGACCGCGCACTGGTGGGCAAGCCACCAGTGCCCCCCGGCCCTGCGGAGAAGGTGCCGGAACTCACGGCCGTCGGGGCAACGGGTGAGGAGGCCGAGAAGCCGGCCGTCATGGGCTCGGCCCGGTACGGGAGCGACTACAATCTGGAGGTGTGCGTGACGCCGCGCGGCGGCGCGGTCCAGCGCCTGTCGCTGGCGCGGGACCGGTTCTTCAAGACTGTCGCGGACCGGGGCGAGAAGGATCCCGACAAGCGGCAGGCGATGGACCTGGTGGAGGCGAGCGCGCCGTTCCCGGCGTTTCGGATTCCGGAACTGCGCGTGTGGTTCGCGGGGGCGGACGGGCCGTCGCGGGTGGACCTTTCGGAGGTGCTCTGGCGGGTCGAGAAGAGCGGGCCGACCGAGGTCGCGTTTTCGGTGGAGGTGCACAAGACGGATGGGACGCCGGCGCTTCGGGTCGTGAGGCGGTACACGCTGCGGCCGCGCGGCGCGGCGCGCCAGGACGCGCTGCCGGGGACGGACGGGCCGGCCGCGGCATCGGTGGATTACGAGATCGGGATGGCGCTGGAGTTTGTGGCGCTTGCGGACGAGGTGGAGCGGGTGGATTACGTTCTCGCGGGTCCGGCGGCGCTTCCGCGGGAGGACGTGCGGAGCGATTTCCGTGCGGCGGCGGCGGGCGCGTGGACCGACAAGGGCGTCGAAGTCCAGTCGGTGGCGGGGAAAAAACTCGAGAAAAAGAAAGGCGAGGAAACCGCAGGGCCTGTGAAAGCGAGCCTGGCGGGCCCGAAGGCGGCGTGGGCGGGCGAAACAGAAAAATATTTTGCTGTGGTGATTATTCCCCAGAAGCCCTCCCGGGAGGGGACGTTCGCGGCCGGGGCGGAGGCGTTTCGGTACGAGGTGACGGAGTTCGACGCGACCGTGCCTCTGGCGGGCGTTCGCCTCGTGGCGCGCGAACAGGCGATCTCCCCCCGCGAGGGCCTTCGGCACGAGTACGTCATCTACGCCGGCCCCAAGGACCCGAAGGTGCTGGAGGCCTATGCCGCCATCGGATTGCCGGAACTCATCGCCTGGCAGCCGGGGTGCTGTCCGATCCCGGGCATCTCCGAGATCAGCCGATTCATGGTCATCGTGCTGGACGCGTTTCACGGCCTGGTGCGGAACTACGGCCTGGCGATCATCATGCTGGTAGTGGTGCTGCGGGTGGTGATGCACCCCGTGACGCGATGGAGCCAGAAGTCGATGACGAAGATGCAGATGATCGGGCCGAAGATGGAGGAACTCCGCAAGAAGCACGGAGACAAGAAGGAACAACTGAACCAGGAGATGATGAAACTGTACCGGGAAGAGGGAATCAACCCGGTGACGGGCTTCCTGCCGATGTTCCTCCAGATGCCGATCTGGATCGGCCTGTACGGGGCGCTGCAGGTGGCGATCAACCTTCGTCACGCGGCGTTTCTGCCGGCGGGTTGGGTGGACTGGATGCCGTGGCGAACGATCTTCCTTCAGGACCTCGCGCAGCCGGATTCCCTCGTCCTGTGGAACACGCCGTTCTTTCTGCCGGGGCGGGACATTCCTCTGCTCGGCTGGCTGGTGGGCAGCATCCAGAACATGATGGGCGGGGGGATCACGAGTTTCAACCTGCTGCCGCTGTTGATGGCGTTCGCGATGTACCTTCAGCAGCGATTCACGCCGGCCCCCTCGACGGGCCCGCAGGCGCAGCAGCAGAAGCAGATGATGGTCTTCATGACGGCGTTTCTGCTGCTGGTGCTCTACAGCGCCCCGGCAGGGCTGTGCCTCTACATTATGACGTCGTCGCTGCTGGGATTTTTCGAGCAGCGGTACTTGAAGAAGAAGTTCGCCGCCGTCCCGTCGCCGGCGAAGCCCGGAGAACCGCCGCCGCCGAAACCGCCGAAGAAGGCCGGCTCGCTCGTCGCCGGCCGCAATAAGTCGCTCGCCGAACGGATCGAGGCCTGGCTCCACAAACGCCGCGGACAACCCGAACGTGACGAGGGAGATCGAACGCGAAAAACGAAATAG
- a CDS encoding tRNA modification GTPase produces MNLADTILAVSSPAGPGQRAILRLSGPDAVAIADRAFAASDHSSISAWPTFAARPGRLEPPGTLLSAPAVAYLMRGPKSYTREDVVEFHVGAWPALEGLMVEGLLRAGARAAGPGEFTCRALLAGRLDLAQAEAVMAVVGASSEASLRAAGDLLSGHLSREIEGLVDRIRDALVRIEVDLDFSDQDIETAPAGEVARRLGLLREALADLGRRSRGLETFAGEVRLVIAGRPNVGKSSLFNRLLLEDRAIVAPQAGTTRDELRAALHLEGVTVVLSDTAGLDPGAPGRDELAGKARAKALEALERADLVLLALDATSPDYERTRDLVALLAAPMVVAVTKCDLESPARALAWLESRGLGAETIATSAVTGEGLGALRAALVRAVEGGAVDREASGPVVTARHRSAMEEAAGALGRAERVAREGGEGELVALELREALAALGGILGREADAGVLERIFARFCIGK; encoded by the coding sequence GTGAACCTTGCGGATACCATCCTTGCCGTCAGTTCGCCCGCGGGTCCCGGGCAGCGGGCTATCCTCAGGCTCTCGGGTCCGGACGCGGTGGCCATCGCGGACCGCGCGTTCGCAGCCTCGGACCACTCCTCCATTTCCGCCTGGCCGACTTTCGCGGCGCGCCCCGGGCGCCTCGAGCCGCCGGGGACACTCCTTTCGGCGCCCGCCGTCGCGTACCTGATGCGCGGGCCGAAGTCGTACACCCGCGAGGACGTGGTGGAGTTTCACGTCGGCGCCTGGCCGGCGCTGGAAGGCCTGATGGTCGAGGGTCTCTTGCGCGCCGGCGCCCGGGCGGCGGGGCCCGGCGAGTTCACCTGCCGGGCGCTCCTGGCGGGCCGGCTGGACCTGGCGCAGGCGGAGGCGGTGATGGCCGTCGTCGGCGCCTCGAGCGAGGCGTCGCTGCGTGCGGCGGGCGACCTATTGAGCGGGCATCTCTCGCGTGAGATCGAAGGCCTCGTCGATCGAATCCGCGACGCCCTCGTTCGGATCGAAGTGGACCTGGACTTTTCGGACCAGGACATCGAGACGGCGCCCGCGGGGGAAGTGGCGCGGCGTCTGGGGCTCTTGCGCGAGGCGCTCGCGGACCTGGGGCGCCGGAGCCGCGGTCTGGAGACGTTCGCGGGCGAGGTGCGCCTCGTCATCGCCGGCCGGCCGAACGTCGGCAAGTCGAGCCTCTTCAACCGCCTGCTGCTGGAGGACCGGGCCATCGTCGCGCCCCAGGCCGGAACGACGCGCGACGAACTGCGGGCGGCCCTCCACCTGGAGGGCGTGACGGTGGTGCTCTCCGACACGGCGGGCCTGGATCCCGGCGCGCCGGGACGGGACGAACTGGCGGGCAAGGCCCGCGCCAAGGCGCTGGAGGCCCTCGAGCGGGCGGACCTCGTGCTCCTGGCGCTCGACGCGACGAGCCCGGATTACGAGCGGACGCGGGACCTCGTGGCGCTCCTCGCGGCGCCGATGGTGGTGGCGGTGACGAAGTGCGACCTCGAGTCCCCGGCGCGGGCGCTCGCGTGGCTGGAGTCGCGCGGCCTGGGGGCGGAGACGATTGCGACGAGCGCCGTGACGGGCGAGGGGCTCGGGGCGCTGCGGGCGGCCCTGGTGCGCGCGGTGGAGGGCGGGGCGGTGGACCGGGAAGCGAGCGGGCCGGTGGTGACGGCCCGGCACCGGTCGGCGATGGAGGAGGCGGCCGGGGCGCTCGGGCGTGCGGAGCGGGTGGCGCGCGAAGGCGGGGAGGGGGAACTCGTGGCACTCGAACTTCGGGAGGCGCTAGCGGCGTTGGGCGGTATTTTGGGGCGCGAGGCCGACGCGGGCGTTCTGGAGCGGATTTTCGCGCGGTTCTGCATCGGAAAATGA
- a CDS encoding metallophosphoesterase family protein: MIALVSDIHGNIEAMDAVCADVAEKKCEAVLCLGDVVGYGPDPKACLDRVMGFDRTIMGNHDHAVFIEPAGFNTPAERSIFWTRKVLESEPDEALRRRRWEFLARMGTSHSQDGILYVHGSPRYPMHEYLFPDEGEMSPAKLMQVFDLVKSACFLGHTHLPGVFTAGYEFLTPAQVGHRYMIGQGKAVINVGSVGQPRDLDPRACYVTLDGNEVQWHRVPYDYKTTMEKILAIDELDDFLANRLAEGR; encoded by the coding sequence ATGATCGCACTGGTGTCGGACATACACGGTAACATCGAGGCGATGGACGCGGTGTGCGCGGACGTGGCCGAAAAAAAATGCGAGGCGGTCCTGTGCCTCGGAGACGTGGTGGGGTACGGTCCGGACCCCAAGGCGTGCCTGGACCGCGTGATGGGGTTCGACCGGACGATCATGGGGAACCACGACCACGCGGTGTTCATCGAGCCGGCGGGATTCAACACGCCGGCCGAGCGTTCGATCTTCTGGACGCGGAAGGTGCTGGAGTCGGAGCCGGACGAGGCGCTGCGGCGCCGGCGCTGGGAGTTCCTGGCGCGAATGGGGACGTCGCATTCGCAGGATGGAATCCTGTACGTTCACGGTTCGCCGCGGTATCCGATGCACGAGTATCTGTTTCCGGACGAAGGCGAGATGAGCCCGGCGAAACTGATGCAGGTGTTCGACCTGGTCAAGAGCGCGTGCTTCCTGGGGCACACCCATTTGCCGGGCGTATTCACCGCGGGCTACGAATTCCTGACGCCGGCCCAGGTGGGGCACAGGTACATGATCGGCCAAGGCAAGGCCGTCATCAACGTCGGGAGCGTCGGACAGCCGCGCGACCTCGACCCGCGCGCGTGCTACGTGACGCTCGACGGCAACGAGGTCCAGTGGCATCGCGTGCCGTACGACTATAAGACCACGATGGAAAAGATCCTGGCGATCGACGAGTTGGACGATTTTCTGGCGAACCGGCTGGCGGAAGGGCGGTAA
- a CDS encoding Trm112 family protein has protein sequence MIDAKLLQILVCPVCKTKVRPEGDRLVCQKPGCGLRYPVRDDIPVMLVEEAEKPGEASKEAEGHS, from the coding sequence GTGATCGACGCGAAACTGCTTCAGATTTTGGTGTGCCCCGTCTGCAAGACGAAGGTCCGCCCGGAGGGGGACCGCCTGGTGTGCCAGAAGCCGGGGTGCGGGCTTCGGTACCCGGTCCGGGACGATATTCCGGTGATGCTCGTCGAGGAGGCGGAGAAACCGGGCGAGGCATCGAAGGAAGCGGAAGGGCATAGTTAG
- the tsaB gene encoding tRNA (adenosine(37)-N6)-threonylcarbamoyltransferase complex dimerization subunit type 1 TsaB — translation MRILAVETSGPRGGIALADSERLLDERRLDEGLRHGRDLLLTIRDACATAGWTPRDIELLAVSIGPGSFTGLRIAVVFAKFTAWHTGAPIVAVPTLRALAENAPPDAPRVVPILDAKRGGLFASIFERRSGRLDEILGPTLLEPEDLAGRLQPPAFILGRGIPKGRSALSGFDLAPEDLWDVRPSVVARLGRQMHARGEFADPLRLEPVYIRPPEAEELWQRRHP, via the coding sequence ATGCGCATTCTGGCCGTCGAAACCTCGGGTCCGCGCGGCGGCATCGCCCTGGCCGACTCCGAGCGGCTCCTCGACGAACGCCGGCTCGACGAAGGCCTTCGCCACGGCAGGGACCTCCTCCTCACCATCCGCGACGCCTGCGCCACCGCAGGCTGGACCCCCCGGGACATCGAACTCCTGGCCGTCAGCATCGGCCCCGGGTCCTTCACCGGTCTGCGCATCGCCGTCGTCTTCGCCAAGTTCACCGCCTGGCACACCGGCGCGCCGATTGTCGCCGTCCCCACACTTCGCGCCCTTGCCGAGAACGCCCCGCCCGACGCCCCGCGCGTCGTCCCCATTCTCGATGCGAAGCGCGGCGGCCTCTTCGCGAGCATCTTCGAACGCCGCAGCGGCCGGCTCGATGAAATCCTCGGCCCGACGCTCCTCGAACCCGAGGACCTCGCCGGACGACTCCAGCCGCCCGCCTTCATCCTCGGCCGCGGCATCCCGAAAGGCCGGTCGGCCCTCAGCGGTTTCGACCTCGCGCCGGAAGACCTCTGGGACGTCCGCCCCTCGGTTGTCGCGCGACTGGGTCGCCAGATGCACGCCCGCGGCGAGTTCGCCGACCCCTTGCGCCTCGAACCCGTTTACATCCGCCCCCCCGAGGCCGAGGAACTCTGGCAACGCCGCCACCCCTGA